A single region of the Streptomyces sp. NBC_01803 genome encodes:
- a CDS encoding SDR family NAD(P)-dependent oxidoreductase has translation MPGRESETLVDHFHALFDEQPEKSTFRFLVDGEGAPLGMTNAELDLRARTIAATLRERLPAGERALILCPAGLDYVTSFYACLYAGIIAVPVYPPDPAFLKRTLPRLIGVLEDAEPAVILAPRATVALADQFAENAPALRHIAWLAVDDLDPAAADGWRHPGTGGDDIAFLQYTSGSTSRPKGVMVTHTNLLHNMDSIARELFRGDPEQHMVSWLPPFHDLGLIFGLLTPAYAAFPVTFMSPFSFLKRPFRWLKAISDTRATVSGAPNFAFDLAVAKVTEEERATLDLGNWHVALNGAEPVRLESMERFARAFRDSGFRRHVPLPSYGLAEATLVVSTGGPTTEPVWRDLRPAALAADIAVDAGPGDDSRPLVSCGESFADQTVVIADPQTLTRVPEGRVGEIWVSGPSVARGYWRRPRETEETFGARLADTGEGPFLRTGDLGFLDGARLFITGRIKDVVIIAGKNHYPQDIERTVESVDPALRPGCGVAGSRDLDGEERLIVVQEFTGGRARADHERVIAAIRAKVAEEHGLQVFGIALVRPGVVPKTSSGKLQRAACLKSYLEGGLRSVATWRLDEETPAPAAPATTAAPAAPAAPPAPAAPAAPPAPASTPAQAAPPAMSRAELDQWLRQALARAAGVEPGVIDPALPFAGYGLRSVELVTLIGDLEQRLGRTLPTTVVWEYPTAEKLADFLTGDPRPPVPAPAPAAEPAVPAPAVPGTPEPVAIVGIGCRFPGGVDGPESFWRLLREGRHAVTEVPADRWSIEDYTAEDPATPGRTNSRWGGFLDGVDQFDPRFFGIPPQEAARMDPQQRLLAEVAHEALENAGLPADRLAGSRTGVFIGISSFDYGTRQLTELDAIDAYTGTGSVLSIAANRLSYLLDLRGPSMAVDTACSSSLVAVLQACDSLAKGDCDLALAGGVNLVLSPALAINFSKAGVMSADGRCKSFDAGADGYVRSEGAGVVVLKPLSRALADGDPIHGVIRGGAVNQDGASNGMMAPNPRAQEEVLRAAHARAGVRPEQVHYVEAHGSGTILGDPIEAKALGAVLAEGRDPARPCLIGSVKTNLGHMEAAAGIGGLIKATLMVRERTVAPSLHYERPNPHIPFGELSLRVADTLQPWPVPEDPAVAGVSSFGFGGTNAHLVVEEPPRPAAADGSGHHGAVALTVSARDERALRDLAARYEARLADPEPGLTPHALASAAALRRAHYEHRLAAVGGTLPELRAALAAFGRGEQAAGLFAGTGRTGWRPRPAFVFSGQGPRWWPLAADLLDTEPVFRGVLERCDALLRRHTDWSLLDQLTADRAASRLLDTAVGQPALCAVQIALAALWRSWGVEPAAVVGHSVGEIAAAHVSGALALEDALVIALQRGRALHAATGKGRMAVAGVTLDRAHEILAERKPGPVWVAASNSPGSTVFSGEETALENLAKALEADGVYCRVLESVEFASHSPLMEPVAGELWRLLTGLAPRAAAIPMISTVTGEAIDGDRLDAEYWALNLTRPVRFDAAVTALADAGHDVFVEISPHPMLDGAVTERLSLQPDAADGVVVASLRRDEPGRAALLGELGRLYSAGFPLEWARVHGPAAPMVDLPTYPWQRERCWSGDATRRRHPAHDGHPVLASFVRSAAEPRALHWSAPVDLEGFGYLRDHVVGGTAVLPASLVLDAALAAAREALGDPAATVENVRLTRMTMVPETAAAPTLQLVLFPETPDTGSFRLFTRGGEDDDWTEAAQGAYRRPRPGTGTGEGTGTGTGTGEGVPTGGPLDAARDRCSLDTPPDPYYAALHGAGLQYGPAFQGIERLWRGEREAVARLRARADLTADRAPYLIHPALLDSALQPLVAALGAADTWSRATYLPVRTGRFTLAGDRAAAARWAHAEAGTAEPGADEITDARVTLYDDSGAVVGAVTGIALRRLDPADSADPVGETLFAVEWRVADAAPPATADPGRWLLLADHGGVCDGLAAALAARGGSSVTVTPGPEYRRLGPDRYEIDPARREDLAALLTALRAAGPAPAGVVHGWTLDVQLPGDAGPEELATARDAACLPVLHLVQELASEQDQDQEQDRDRDRDREADPVGGAAPRLVLLTRGAQPVAAGEDIALGQASLWGLARTIGLEHGALRPLTVDLDPARPGDEAAALVAELLRGGDDGDDGGGDGDQVALRGGGRLTPALQPWTATAGPAGADLRRRAFDPARDGNHRLLAARPGSLDSLTPTRWERTPPGPGQVEIEIAAAGLNFSDVLKAMDAYPGAPSGIVPLGAECAGRVSAVGEGVDRFRAGDLVMAAAPGGMAAYVTVAADLVAPRPDGLSDEQAAAVPIAYLTAVYGLEYLARLRRGETVLVHSATGGVGLAALQIARRRGAAVFATAGTDEKRELLRSLGAAHVMDSRSLRFADEIRELTGGRGVDVVLNSAAGEALLRGLELLAPGGRFVEIGKRDIYDDSHIGLGLLKHNRSFFAVDLERSIREQPDLIAELFEEVVRGHERGEFGALPVTTYPYAEAGAAFARMAQARHIGKLVLRPGEREEIAARPDAPPVHREATYLITGGLGALGLETARYLAGQGARHLVLVGRGAPSPDARRAVEELRTTAEVAVVAADISRPDGVAAVLAEIDRSLPPLAGIVHAAGTLDDGLLTDLDAARFRSVAEPKAAGAWHLHRATLDRELDFFVLYSSAAAVLGSAGQANYAAANAFLDALAHHRRARGLPALSVNWGPWAEIGLAARPGRGGALAARGIVSLSPHDGIRALDRLLRGAATQAGVLPLDREALRETARTGRPPGLLGTLPDARGDGPGDGPETDGPRRLGEVRRKLLAVEPGRRRRAILVEHCRAQAARVISLEPSRIDPTAPLAGMGFDSLMSLELRKGLEASLRIELPSTITWRFPTIDTLVPFLAERMEIPLEAGPPPAASEAPRADDAPPPDLDGLSVPELEALLLAKTKQIDEGGQR, from the coding sequence ATGCCGGGCCGCGAATCTGAAACGCTCGTCGACCATTTCCATGCCCTCTTCGACGAGCAGCCGGAGAAGAGCACCTTCCGCTTTCTCGTGGACGGCGAGGGCGCGCCGCTCGGCATGACCAACGCCGAACTGGACCTGCGCGCCCGCACCATCGCGGCCACGCTCAGGGAACGTCTCCCGGCGGGGGAGCGGGCGCTGATCCTCTGCCCGGCCGGACTCGACTACGTGACGTCGTTCTACGCCTGCCTGTACGCGGGCATCATCGCCGTCCCGGTCTATCCGCCGGACCCCGCCTTCCTCAAGCGCACCCTGCCCCGGCTGATCGGCGTCCTGGAGGACGCCGAGCCGGCCGTGATCCTGGCGCCGCGCGCCACCGTCGCCCTGGCGGACCAGTTCGCCGAGAACGCGCCCGCGCTGCGGCACATCGCCTGGCTGGCGGTCGACGATCTCGACCCGGCGGCGGCCGACGGCTGGCGCCATCCCGGCACCGGCGGCGACGACATCGCGTTCCTCCAGTACACCTCGGGCTCCACCAGCCGCCCCAAGGGCGTGATGGTCACCCACACCAACCTGCTGCACAACATGGACTCCATCGCCCGGGAGTTGTTCCGCGGCGACCCGGAGCAGCACATGGTGAGCTGGCTGCCGCCCTTCCACGACCTCGGGCTGATCTTCGGGCTGCTGACACCGGCCTACGCCGCGTTCCCGGTGACCTTCATGTCGCCGTTCTCCTTCCTGAAGCGTCCCTTCCGCTGGCTGAAGGCGATCTCCGACACCCGGGCCACGGTGAGCGGCGCGCCCAACTTCGCGTTCGACCTCGCCGTCGCCAAGGTCACCGAGGAGGAGCGCGCGACGCTCGACCTCGGCAACTGGCACGTGGCGCTCAACGGGGCCGAGCCGGTCCGGCTGGAGAGCATGGAGCGCTTCGCCCGCGCCTTCCGGGACAGCGGCTTCCGGCGGCATGTCCCCCTCCCCTCCTACGGACTGGCCGAGGCCACCCTCGTGGTCTCCACGGGCGGCCCGACCACCGAGCCCGTCTGGCGCGACCTGCGGCCCGCCGCGCTCGCCGCCGACATCGCGGTGGACGCCGGTCCCGGCGACGACTCCCGGCCGCTGGTGAGCTGCGGCGAATCGTTCGCGGACCAGACCGTCGTCATCGCCGACCCGCAGACCCTCACCCGCGTCCCGGAGGGCCGGGTCGGCGAGATCTGGGTGTCCGGGCCGAGCGTCGCGCGCGGGTACTGGCGCCGGCCCAGGGAGACCGAGGAGACCTTCGGGGCCCGCCTCGCGGACACCGGCGAGGGGCCGTTCCTGCGTACCGGCGACCTCGGATTTCTCGACGGCGCCCGGCTGTTCATCACCGGTCGGATCAAGGACGTTGTCATCATCGCGGGCAAGAACCACTACCCGCAGGACATCGAGCGCACCGTCGAGAGCGTCGACCCCGCGCTGCGGCCGGGCTGCGGAGTGGCCGGCTCCCGCGACCTCGACGGCGAGGAACGGCTCATCGTCGTTCAGGAGTTCACCGGCGGCCGGGCGCGGGCCGACCACGAGCGGGTCATCGCCGCGATCCGCGCCAAGGTCGCCGAGGAGCACGGCCTCCAGGTGTTCGGCATCGCGCTGGTCCGGCCCGGCGTGGTGCCCAAGACCTCCAGCGGCAAGCTCCAACGCGCCGCGTGCCTCAAGAGTTACCTGGAGGGCGGCCTGCGGAGCGTCGCCACCTGGCGGCTGGACGAGGAGACCCCCGCTCCCGCCGCTCCGGCAACGACCGCGGCTCCCGCCGCTCCGGCGGCGCCGCCCGCCCCCGCCGCTCCGGCGGCGCCGCCCGCCCCCGCGTCCACTCCTGCCCAGGCGGCGCCGCCCGCGATGAGCCGCGCCGAGCTCGACCAGTGGCTGCGGCAGGCACTCGCCCGCGCCGCCGGCGTCGAGCCCGGCGTCATCGACCCCGCCCTGCCGTTCGCCGGATACGGGCTGCGGTCGGTGGAGCTGGTCACCCTGATCGGCGACCTCGAACAGCGCCTCGGCCGCACCCTGCCGACCACCGTCGTCTGGGAGTACCCCACCGCCGAGAAGCTCGCGGACTTCCTCACCGGCGACCCCCGGCCCCCCGTCCCCGCGCCCGCCCCGGCCGCCGAACCGGCTGTACCCGCCCCGGCCGTGCCCGGCACGCCCGAGCCCGTGGCCATCGTCGGCATCGGCTGCCGCTTCCCCGGCGGCGTGGACGGCCCGGAGAGCTTCTGGCGGCTGCTGCGCGAGGGCCGCCACGCCGTGACCGAAGTCCCCGCCGACCGCTGGAGCATCGAGGACTACACCGCCGAGGACCCCGCCACCCCCGGCCGGACCAACAGCCGCTGGGGCGGCTTCCTCGACGGCGTCGACCAGTTCGACCCCCGTTTCTTCGGCATCCCGCCGCAGGAAGCGGCCCGCATGGACCCCCAGCAGCGGCTGCTCGCCGAAGTCGCCCACGAGGCGCTGGAGAACGCCGGCCTGCCCGCCGACCGGCTCGCCGGCTCCCGCACCGGCGTCTTCATCGGCATCTCCTCGTTCGACTACGGCACCCGCCAGCTCACCGAACTCGACGCGATCGACGCCTACACCGGCACCGGCAGTGTCCTCAGCATCGCCGCCAACCGCCTCTCCTACCTCCTGGACCTGCGCGGCCCCAGCATGGCCGTGGACACCGCCTGTTCCTCGTCCCTGGTCGCGGTCCTCCAGGCGTGCGACAGCCTCGCCAAGGGCGACTGCGACCTGGCCCTGGCGGGCGGCGTCAACCTCGTCCTGTCCCCGGCCCTCGCCATCAATTTCAGCAAGGCCGGAGTGATGTCCGCCGACGGCCGCTGCAAGTCCTTCGACGCGGGCGCCGACGGCTATGTCCGCTCCGAGGGCGCCGGGGTCGTCGTGCTCAAGCCGCTCAGCCGGGCGCTGGCCGACGGCGACCCGATCCACGGTGTCATCCGCGGCGGCGCGGTCAACCAGGACGGCGCCAGCAACGGCATGATGGCGCCCAACCCCCGCGCCCAGGAGGAGGTGCTGCGCGCCGCCCATGCCAGGGCCGGGGTGCGGCCCGAGCAGGTGCACTACGTCGAGGCGCACGGCTCCGGCACCATTCTCGGCGACCCCATCGAGGCCAAGGCGCTCGGCGCCGTCCTCGCCGAGGGCCGCGACCCCGCCCGCCCCTGCCTGATCGGGTCGGTGAAGACCAACCTGGGCCACATGGAGGCCGCCGCCGGGATCGGCGGGCTGATCAAGGCCACGCTGATGGTCCGCGAGCGCACCGTTGCGCCGAGCCTGCACTACGAACGGCCCAACCCCCACATCCCGTTCGGCGAGCTGTCCCTGCGGGTGGCCGACACGCTCCAGCCCTGGCCCGTGCCCGAGGACCCGGCCGTGGCCGGGGTCAGCTCCTTCGGGTTCGGCGGCACCAACGCCCACCTCGTGGTCGAGGAGCCGCCCCGCCCGGCCGCCGCCGACGGGTCCGGCCACCACGGCGCGGTCGCCCTGACCGTCTCCGCCCGGGACGAACGGGCGCTGCGCGACCTCGCCGCCCGCTACGAGGCCCGGCTGGCCGACCCCGAGCCCGGACTCACCCCGCACGCCCTCGCCTCCGCCGCCGCCCTGCGCCGCGCCCACTACGAACACCGGCTGGCCGCCGTCGGCGGCACCCTGCCCGAACTGCGCGCCGCCCTCGCCGCGTTCGGTCGGGGCGAGCAAGCGGCCGGGCTCTTTGCCGGCACCGGCAGGACCGGGTGGCGCCCCCGCCCCGCGTTCGTCTTCTCCGGGCAGGGTCCCCGCTGGTGGCCACTGGCCGCCGACCTCCTCGACACCGAACCCGTCTTCCGGGGCGTTCTCGAACGCTGCGACGCGCTGCTGCGCCGGCACACCGACTGGTCGCTGCTCGACCAGCTCACCGCCGACCGCGCCGCCTCCCGCCTGCTCGACACCGCCGTGGGACAGCCCGCGCTCTGCGCCGTCCAGATCGCGCTGGCCGCCCTCTGGCGCTCCTGGGGGGTCGAGCCCGCCGCCGTCGTCGGCCACAGCGTCGGCGAGATCGCCGCCGCCCACGTCTCGGGCGCGCTCGCCCTGGAGGACGCACTCGTCATCGCCCTCCAGCGCGGCCGGGCCCTGCACGCCGCGACCGGCAAGGGCAGGATGGCGGTGGCCGGCGTCACCCTGGACCGCGCCCACGAGATCCTCGCCGAGCGCAAGCCGGGCCCGGTCTGGGTCGCGGCCAGCAACAGTCCCGGCTCCACCGTGTTCTCCGGCGAGGAGACCGCCCTGGAGAACCTGGCCAAGGCCCTGGAGGCCGACGGCGTCTACTGCCGGGTCCTGGAGTCGGTCGAGTTCGCCTCCCACAGCCCGCTGATGGAGCCCGTCGCCGGCGAGCTGTGGCGGCTGCTGACCGGCCTCGCGCCGCGCGCCGCCGCCATCCCGATGATCTCCACCGTCACCGGCGAGGCCATCGACGGAGACCGGCTGGACGCCGAGTACTGGGCGCTGAACCTGACCCGGCCCGTGCGGTTCGACGCCGCCGTCACCGCGCTCGCGGACGCCGGCCATGACGTGTTCGTCGAGATATCCCCGCACCCCATGCTCGACGGGGCCGTCACCGAGCGGCTGTCCCTCCAGCCGGACGCCGCCGACGGCGTGGTGGTCGCCTCGCTGCGCCGGGACGAGCCCGGCCGCGCCGCCCTCCTCGGCGAGCTCGGCCGCCTCTACAGCGCCGGCTTCCCCCTGGAGTGGGCCCGTGTCCACGGCCCGGCCGCGCCCATGGTGGACCTGCCGACCTACCCCTGGCAGCGGGAACGCTGCTGGTCCGGCGACGCCACCCGGCGGCGGCACCCGGCCCACGACGGCCACCCGGTCCTGGCGTCCTTCGTCCGCTCCGCCGCCGAACCCCGCGCGCTCCACTGGTCCGCGCCCGTCGACCTCGAAGGCTTCGGCTATCTGCGGGACCACGTCGTCGGCGGCACCGCCGTGCTCCCCGCCAGCCTGGTGCTCGACGCCGCCCTGGCCGCCGCGCGCGAGGCGCTGGGCGACCCCGCCGCCACCGTCGAGAACGTCCGCCTCACCCGGATGACCATGGTGCCCGAGACCGCCGCCGCGCCGACGCTTCAGCTCGTCCTCTTCCCCGAGACCCCCGACACCGGCTCGTTCCGCCTCTTCACCCGGGGCGGCGAGGACGACGACTGGACCGAGGCCGCCCAGGGCGCCTACCGCCGCCCCCGGCCCGGCACCGGCACCGGGGAGGGCACCGGCACCGGCACCGGCACCGGGGAGGGCGTGCCCACCGGCGGCCCGCTCGACGCCGCCCGCGACCGCTGCTCCCTCGACACCCCGCCCGACCCGTACTACGCCGCGCTGCACGGCGCCGGGCTCCAGTACGGCCCGGCCTTCCAGGGCATCGAGCGGCTGTGGCGGGGCGAACGGGAGGCCGTCGCCCGGCTCCGTGCCCGCGCCGACCTGACCGCCGACCGCGCCCCCTACCTGATCCACCCCGCCCTGCTGGACAGCGCCCTGCAGCCGCTCGTCGCGGCGCTCGGCGCCGCGGACACCTGGTCGCGGGCCACGTATCTCCCGGTCCGCACCGGGCGGTTCACGCTGGCGGGCGACCGCGCCGCCGCCGCCCGCTGGGCGCACGCCGAGGCCGGCACCGCCGAGCCGGGCGCCGACGAGATCACCGACGCCCGCGTCACGCTGTACGACGACTCCGGCGCCGTCGTCGGCGCGGTGACCGGCATCGCGCTGCGCCGCCTGGACCCGGCGGACTCCGCCGACCCGGTGGGCGAAACGCTCTTCGCCGTCGAGTGGCGCGTGGCGGACGCCGCGCCGCCCGCCACGGCGGACCCCGGCCGCTGGCTGCTCCTGGCCGACCACGGTGGCGTCTGCGACGGCCTGGCCGCCGCGCTCGCGGCCCGGGGCGGCTCGTCGGTCACGGTCACGCCCGGCCCGGAATACCGCAGGCTCGGCCCGGACCGTTACGAGATCGACCCGGCGCGCCGCGAGGACCTCGCCGCGCTCCTCACCGCGCTGCGCGCCGCCGGCCCGGCCCCGGCCGGCGTCGTGCACGGCTGGACCCTCGACGTCCAACTCCCCGGGGACGCGGGGCCCGAGGAGCTGGCGACCGCGCGGGACGCGGCCTGCCTCCCGGTCCTGCACCTCGTCCAGGAGCTCGCGTCTGAGCAGGACCAGGACCAGGAGCAGGACCGGGACCGGGACCGGGACCGGGAAGCGGACCCGGTCGGGGGCGCGGCTCCCCGACTGGTGCTCCTCACCCGGGGCGCCCAGCCCGTCGCCGCCGGGGAGGACATCGCGCTCGGCCAGGCGTCGCTGTGGGGCCTGGCCCGGACGATCGGCCTCGAACACGGCGCGCTGCGGCCGTTGACCGTCGACCTCGACCCCGCCCGCCCCGGCGACGAGGCCGCCGCGCTCGTCGCCGAGCTGCTGCGCGGCGGCGACGACGGCGACGACGGCGGCGGCGATGGCGACCAGGTCGCCCTGCGCGGCGGCGGGCGCCTCACCCCGGCGCTCCAGCCGTGGACCGCGACCGCCGGGCCGGCCGGCGCCGACCTGCGGCGCCGGGCGTTCGACCCCGCGCGGGACGGCAATCACCGGCTGCTGGCCGCCCGTCCCGGCAGCCTGGACAGCCTGACCCCGACCCGGTGGGAACGGACCCCGCCCGGCCCGGGACAGGTGGAGATCGAGATCGCCGCCGCCGGGCTCAACTTCAGCGATGTCCTCAAGGCCATGGACGCCTACCCCGGCGCCCCCAGCGGGATCGTGCCGCTCGGCGCCGAGTGCGCCGGACGGGTGAGCGCCGTCGGGGAGGGCGTGGACCGGTTCCGCGCCGGGGACCTGGTGATGGCCGCCGCGCCGGGCGGCATGGCCGCGTACGTCACCGTCGCCGCCGACCTGGTCGCCCCCCGCCCCGACGGCCTGAGCGACGAGCAGGCCGCGGCCGTGCCCATCGCCTACCTGACCGCCGTCTACGGGCTGGAGTACCTGGCCCGCCTCCGCCGGGGCGAGACGGTCCTCGTCCACTCCGCCACCGGCGGCGTCGGCCTGGCCGCCCTCCAGATCGCGCGGCGCCGCGGCGCCGCGGTCTTCGCCACGGCCGGCACCGACGAGAAGCGGGAGCTGCTCCGCTCGCTCGGCGCCGCCCACGTGATGGACTCCCGCTCGCTGCGGTTCGCCGACGAGATCAGGGAGCTGACCGGCGGCCGGGGCGTCGATGTCGTGCTCAACTCGGCGGCCGGCGAGGCGCTGCTGCGCGGGCTCGAACTGCTGGCGCCCGGCGGCCGGTTCGTCGAGATCGGCAAGCGCGACATCTACGACGACAGCCACATCGGCCTCGGACTCCTCAAGCACAACCGCTCGTTCTTCGCCGTCGACCTCGAACGGTCGATCCGCGAACAGCCGGACCTGATCGCCGAGTTGTTCGAGGAAGTGGTGCGCGGCCACGAGCGCGGCGAGTTCGGGGCGCTGCCCGTGACGACCTACCCGTACGCGGAGGCCGGCGCCGCGTTCGCCCGCATGGCGCAGGCCCGGCACATCGGCAAGCTGGTGCTCAGGCCGGGCGAACGCGAGGAGATCGCCGCCCGCCCCGACGCGCCTCCCGTCCACCGGGAGGCGACCTACCTCATCACCGGCGGCCTCGGCGCCCTGGGCCTGGAGACCGCCCGCTACCTGGCCGGCCAGGGCGCCCGCCACCTCGTCCTGGTGGGCCGCGGCGCGCCCTCGCCCGACGCCCGGCGCGCCGTCGAGGAGCTGCGGACCACCGCCGAGGTCGCGGTCGTCGCGGCCGACATCTCCCGGCCCGACGGCGTCGCCGCCGTCCTGGCGGAGATCGACCGCTCCCTGCCGCCGCTCGCGGGCATCGTGCACGCCGCCGGCACCCTGGACGACGGCCTGCTCACCGACCTGGACGCGGCGCGCTTCCGGTCCGTCGCCGAGCCCAAGGCGGCCGGCGCCTGGCACCTGCACCGGGCCACCCTCGACCGGGAGCTGGACTTCTTCGTCCTGTACTCCTCGGCCGCCGCGGTCCTCGGCTCCGCCGGCCAGGCCAACTACGCCGCCGCCAACGCCTTCCTCGACGCCCTGGCCCACCACCGCCGCGCCCGGGGGCTGCCCGCCCTCAGCGTCAACTGGGGCCCCTGGGCCGAGATCGGCCTCGCCGCCCGGCCCGGCCGGGGCGGCGCGCTGGCCGCCCGGGGGATCGTGAGCCTGAGCCCGCACGACGGGATCCGGGCGCTGGACCGCCTGCTGCGCGGCGCCGCCACCCAGGCCGGCGTGCTCCCGCTCGACCGGGAGGCGCTGCGCGAAACGGCCAGGACCGGCCGGCCGCCCGGCCTGCTCGGCACCCTGCCCGACGCCCGGGGCGACGGGCCGGGAGACGGGCCCGAGACGGACGGACCCCGGCGACTGGGCGAGGTGCGCCGCAAGCTGCTCGCGGTCGAGCCGGGCCGCCGTCGCCGGGCCATCCTCGTGGAGCACTGCCGGGCCCAGGCCGCGCGTGTCATCAGCCTGGAGCCGTCCCGGATCGACCCCACGGCGCCGCTGGCCGGCATGGGCTTCGACTCGCTGATGTCCCTCGAACTCCGCAAGGGGCTGGAGGCGTCGCTCCGGATCGAGCTGCCCTCCACCATCACCTGGCGCTTCCCGACGATCGACACGCTGGTGCCGTTCCTCGCCGAGCGCATGGAGATCCCGCTGGAGGCCGGCCCGCCGCCGGCCGCGTCCGAGGCGCCCCGCGCCGACGACGCGCCGCCGCCGGACCTCGACGGGCTGTCCGTGCCGGAGCTCGAAGCGCTGCTGCTGGCCAAGACCAAACAGATCGACGAAGGGGGTCAGCGATGA
- a CDS encoding tryptophan halogenase family protein, protein MINSVVIVGGGTAGWMTASYLKAAFADRIQVTLVESERVSRIGVGEATFSTVRHFFDFLGLDEADWLPKCAGGYKLGIRFQDWSKPGQHFYHPFERLRVVDGFTLADWWLELGDRDQPFDRQCFITTKLCDTKRSPRMLDGSLFAADLDGSLGKSTLEEQRAQFPYAYHFDADAVAGYLTEYGVRRGVRHVMDDVLDVARDERGWISAVRTKSHGELTGDLYIDCTGFRGLLINETLGTEFESFADVLPNNKAVALRVPREDATEMDPYTSATALSAGWMWTIPLFRRNGTGYVYSDQYITPEAAERELRAAVGPGAVEDVAANHITMRIGRNSQAWVGNCVAIGLSYAFVEPLESTGIFFIQYAIEQLVKHFPDEAWDERLRADFNSRMFHVVEGVKEFLVLHYKSAQREDTPYWKEAKLRKAPDALAGRLELASSHLLDDETIFPYYHGFENYSWNAMNLGLGLIPPSARPAVRHIDPGNARREFVKLKAEGDAMVAALPSCYEYLASIND, encoded by the coding sequence ATGATCAATTCCGTGGTAATCGTCGGCGGCGGAACCGCTGGCTGGATGACCGCTTCCTACCTGAAGGCCGCCTTCGCGGACCGGATACAGGTGACGCTCGTCGAATCCGAGCGCGTTTCGCGGATCGGCGTGGGCGAGGCGACGTTCAGCACCGTCCGGCACTTCTTCGATTTCCTCGGCCTGGACGAGGCCGACTGGCTGCCCAAGTGCGCGGGCGGCTACAAGCTCGGCATCCGCTTCCAGGACTGGAGCAAGCCGGGCCAGCACTTCTACCACCCCTTCGAGCGGCTGCGGGTCGTGGACGGGTTCACCCTCGCCGACTGGTGGCTCGAACTCGGGGACCGCGACCAGCCGTTCGACCGGCAGTGCTTCATCACCACCAAGCTGTGCGACACCAAGCGCTCGCCGCGCATGCTCGACGGCTCCCTCTTCGCCGCCGACCTCGACGGCTCGCTCGGCAAGTCCACCCTGGAGGAGCAGCGGGCCCAGTTCCCGTACGCCTACCACTTCGACGCCGACGCGGTGGCCGGCTACCTCACCGAGTACGGCGTCCGGCGCGGGGTGCGGCACGTCATGGACGACGTGCTGGACGTGGCGCGGGACGAGCGCGGCTGGATCAGCGCCGTGCGCACCAAGTCCCACGGCGAGCTCACGGGTGACCTGTACATCGACTGCACCGGCTTCCGCGGCCTGCTGATCAACGAGACCCTCGGCACGGAGTTCGAGTCGTTCGCGGACGTGCTCCCGAACAACAAGGCCGTCGCCCTGCGGGTGCCGCGCGAGGACGCCACCGAGATGGACCCCTACACCAGCGCCACCGCCCTGAGCGCCGGCTGGATGTGGACGATCCCGCTCTTCCGCCGCAACGGCACCGGCTACGTCTACTCCGACCAGTACATCACCCCGGAGGCCGCCGAGCGCGAGCTGCGCGCCGCCGTCGGACCCGGCGCCGTCGAGGACGTGGCTGCCAACCACATCACCATGCGCATCGGCCGCAACAGCCAGGCATGGGTGGGGAACTGCGTCGCCATCGGGCTGTCCTACGCCTTCGTCGAGCCGCTGGAGTCGACCGGGATCTTCTTCATCCAGTACGCCATCGAGCAGTTGGTGAAGCACTTCCCCGACGAGGCGTGGGACGAGCGGCTACGCGCGGACTTCAACAGCCGCATGTTCCATGTGGTCGAGGGCGTCAAGGAGTTCCTGGTGCTGCACTACAAGTCCGCGCAGCGGGAGGACACCCCGTACTGGAAGGAGGCGAAGCTCCGCAAGGCGCCCGACGCGCTCGCCGGGCGGCTGGAGCTGGCCTCGTCGCACCTGCTGGACGACGAGACGATCTTCCCGTACTACCACGGCTTCGAGAACTACTCGTGGAATGCCATGAACCTCGGCCTCGGCCTCATCCCGCCGTCCGCCCGGCCGGCCGTCAGGCACATCGATCCCGGCAACGCGCGGCGGGAGTTCGTGAAGCTCAAGGCGGAAGGCGACGCGATGGTAGCGGCTCTGCCCAGCTGCTACGAGTATCTCGCCAGCATCAATGACTGA